Below is a genomic region from Biomphalaria glabrata chromosome 3, xgBioGlab47.1, whole genome shotgun sequence.
AGAGAGTAAGGCTAGCTAGTTCTTctagtttagagtttagactaACTGAAAggagaattatttttatttaactctttctctccgtagttATTTTTCTCGTTccgatagaattattcattttgctcatttgtatttcacgcTCCTGTTATGATAAATGTTCAAtaccttttttgtttgttatttaaaaaattgttatatttggtatcaaattaTATGGGAATACATGCTCGCATtacataacacaaattaaagtttaaaaatgaACTTAGTTTAATGGGATCAAATCAaagttggcatcgtcaattaggatagaaagagttaaatgtcgGAAATGAAGAGAACGATTCTATTGCTCTTGGAAATGAACTATTGTCAATCACCGTAAATGTAGCTTAGAAATCAGATATTGCTTAAGAATACAGATATTGCTTAAGAATACAGATATTGCTTAAGAATACATATATTGCTTAAGAATACAGATATGGCTTAAGAATACAAATATTGCTTAAGAATACAGATATTGCTTAAGAATACAGATATGGCTTAAGAATACAAATATTGCTTAAGAATACAGATATTGCTTAAGAATACAGATATTGCTTAAGAATACAGATATTGCTTAAGAATACAGATATTGCTTAGAAATCAGATATTGCTTAAGAATACAGATATTGCTTAAGAATACAGATATTGCTTAAGAATACAGATATTGCTTAGTAATCAGATATTGCTTAAGAATACAGATATTGCTTAAGAATACAGATATTGCATAGAAATCAGATATTGCTTAAGAATACAGATATTGCTTAAGAATACAGATATTGCTTAAGAATACAGATATTGCTTAAGAATACATATATTGCTTAAGAATACAGATATTGCTTAAGAAATCAGATATTGCTTAAGAATACAGATATTGCTTAAGAAATCAGATATTGCTTAAGAATACAGATATTGCTTAAGAAATCAGATATTGCTTAAGAAATCAGATATTGCTTAAGAAATCAGATATTGCTTATTAATATGTAACTGAAGAAAATGTTTGCACAATATCTCTTAACCCATAAACGTTCATCACACAGATGAAGTTGATATTCAAAATACCAATTATGGTATTCATTACCGTTACTAAAATAAAGTGGGTGATATTCGTGTTTGTAAAGGATTGTCCCATCATGCCACACAAAGGTGCCCTCTTTTTGTATATCATCTAGTCCTATCCAAATGTCTCTTGCCCAAATGCTCAACTGACTTATCAGAAATGCCATTTTGTCAGCACCTTTGAAGACTGCAAGTCTCGCTCCTCTAGCTGCaattcaaaaaaatgtttaagtaaaaaaaagttgtcaagAAATGTAATATGTTTAAAGTGCCTCGTATGATACATAGCAAAATTCGTATGCTCAAAAATGTATCGCTCGTTAAAGTATCAATATTACATGAAGATCGAtgtctatttgttttgtaaGCTTTTGTAGAACCTGATATGTATATACACTTTAATTTCGAAaacgactctaacgattttctttaaaatttcacgaTATGTGTatattaatgagaaaaaaaaaatctcaaatctATGACCACATCGAGTTAGACATTATttcggtttgaaaatgtttcattatcgaaaagtttggctagaatgttttatgaataaaaaattttcCAAAtgacgtcagaggaaaaaaacttgacactgCTTACGTCACTCGGCCTACAGCAAGAAAGGGGGAAAAAACTGGGCACCATTTAAGTCACTGGCTTACAGCAtttcactaaaatatttctttgcaaacatgaacaagttttaatgaatcaattaGGCCTAATTAAATtagcgcaccatcttattgtaggcTGAATTAGCTTTATCAATAAAGTAAAAGCTTCCTACAAGGCTCAAGGggaaacaatttataaagcacttaaaacacaatatcaTACAACGGCACATTTCCAtcctgcctttaggcgctcaacaAACATAACTCGGCTCGAGACCATTTGGAAAGTAGCCAAGGGACTCTTGTCACTCAGCCAGACATCACTGGCCGTATACCTTACGTCACACATCACTAGCCGGTAACTCAAAAACGATTAAAAATGAACATGTATAAGATGTTATAAAAATTTCTCTTTATAGAGCATAAATGGTATAGCTAGAACATGAGAGTCTCTAGGATGAAAATGTCTCCGTATAGAGCATAAATAGTATAGCTAGAACATGAGAATCTCTAGGATGTGATCAAATTCTCAAACAAACCTTCACAATCTGCTTTGGCATCTGCAAATGTCTTGGGGATGACTGACCAAAAGCAACACATTTTACCACCTGTAAAAGTCATTTCTCCGAAAGCTGGATTCTTACTGCAAGAAACTCTCTTTAAATTCTTATTTAGCCTTTCATTACTCCATCGGGCGACTTGTCCATGAACTagtaaagaaagttttttttttttttaaattgctcatTCTGAGACTAAGACAGCTCATTGGTTCCAATTCCTAcataacataaaatatttttaaaagacaacACCTTCTTTATAGGGCAATTATTTTTGCCTAAGAGggctttaactctttccctcctgtcgttgatttgacctcattagcgtttaattttataaactttatttcgtgttatataaaaagagcatgcattcccctttaattttctacctaataaaacattttctaacaACAAACGacaaaaaaactattgaaacttaatcataacaggttAGTGAAATAGtattgagcaaaatgaagaaatcCGTCGAAGCGtggacaaaaaaattaaaagggaCATCAGCATTGGTGCCGAAAAGATGACAAGTATCAGTAGCTTTAAATATCTTGGAGGTAGAATTACACAGTtaacagcagcacttgcaaaactaaAATCTGGAccgacaaaggcatagccccaCGACACTAAATTCAGACTGAAGCGCTCCCTGGTCACGGCCACATTATTATATGCATGccaatcttggacgctgactgcataTCTCGAGAAGAGACTCCCTagaaatgctacagaaagatccttggtgtcacttacaaagaccgcatcatgAATGAAGAGATAAGAAACATGAATTGGATCCCATGATGACCTGCCAACCACTGTCAACTCAAAACCAATGGCaaatcacaaggtcctcagggcccGCACAGACCCTCCTTCAGGGGACTGTACCAGGAAGAataagcgatgggaagacaacatcaaagaatggacaggcctgtcattgaatgaaatactATCCAAGGCAGAtgtcagagaggaatggagaaaggcggtTGACAGTTCTTGTATGGTGCCACAACATACTAAGGAATAGATGAATGTGAttcaaaacacaaagataaaggcacattcctcgtcccatatgctaggacaaatttgtacaaatacttcttcttccctaatgcttttagagaatggaatgggttgcctgagctagccaggaaaaccagtgacttggcagaacttaagtcattggttaatttgcatgactaaatgcatgacgcgtaggacgtaatcatcttcttttttgaagtaacgtctgtattatataagataagataagataagatgtcccgggttcgaatcatggtgaaAACTGAGAATTTTATCTTCGAGATATTtggtcgcctctgagtccaaccagctctaatgggtacatgacgtTAGTtgcgaaaagtaaaggcagttggtcgttgtgctgaacacatgacaccctcgttaaccgagagccacagaaacagatgcaatcatctgccctaaagatcgcaaagtcagaaaggggaactttacttttttaatcgATTAATGGTTTTAAATAGAAAAGGGAGTTAAGCCTTTCAGTATTGTGATATATGATTTTGCGGTGCTTCCCCTTAGATCtgcattgtgttttgttttaaattactattgcgtttctttaaaatattttgcttgcttgtattttaatttaattaaagcgTTCACTAACATTAATCTGGAACTTTCGCAGATGCTCCTTTGCCAACAGTGTGTCTTTGAGAGTTTCTTAAAACCATTTCGCAAGGCAGCCGACTTATGAAGGAATTAGGCTATGCTATGTACTCAATTTAAATGCTATGTAGAATGTAACTAGAACTTTGAACGTACCCATGATAACAAACAAGATGACCAGCAAGACGATGTGTACACTACTAGCAGGTCTCATGTCTTCTGTAGATGAATCTCTAAGAATGTATCGGTAATGGATTTTTTAAAGCGTATAGCGTTGAGATGGAGCAATATGTCTTCCTTGGTTGCTATAGACTCACTATAGAGGACAGAATGCGTGTAGGCCTATTAGGGGCGTTGCTCGCCGCAAAAGGGGAGATTAATGCTAATGCCCTATATGTCAGACATACcagattttctaaaaataaaatgccaAACATgtagtaaattttttaaaaattaatggtGAGGAGAGATTTGcagatatttattgttttttttttttttaatgcttattttaatctgcctgaaaaaaaaaaaaagctcaaatCTACTTACTCGTTTGATAGCGATGTTAATCGGTTTAATCTGAAAACGAGACAATGAATGGTTTGGCGCAACAGCTGTGGTAGTATCACaagacatttttacattttttttattcctatgTTCTTACACTCGTAAGagcccctcttttttttttctttgaaatttcaATAAATGAGCCACGTTTTAATGATCCGCCTTTTCAACTTTTCAGCCCGTAAATTTCTGTAtttattacaatgaaatttaactacccgctctctctctctctctctctctctctctctctctctctctcttgaactccattttgtattgtttttatacTGCATACAGTAATTTTTCCGACATAGACTTCTGACTTAATTTGAAAAAACACGCTTTATAACGCGCCCCCAGTGGCGTACCTCGGGTGGGAGGAAGGGTTCCGAATTAAAAAATTCCACGGGCCCCCCACTTGAGGGAGGATGAGTGTTtggaatttgttttttcattgaatATGACGTTATtctctcatgtcatgatgtcgaatgtcaaaatgcagggtccGCTAAAGAGGTCCAGCCCTCCCGGGCCTCCAAATACTTAGCTTCGCCCTTGACACCTACTCGCATACATGCTTTAGACCCATGAATTCTAGTTTCATTTTTATTCTccccttctctccccccccccaaccaattCATCCACAATAAAAAAGCTACTTCTACTTGCAATCTAACTTTTCTTTGGCTTCTTAATTCAATGTTTataatgtttctttttcaccGTGACCCCCTCtcctacacacacatacaaccgCTTTCACATTTTTGGGtccatttttattattacaatgacaaccttttactttgttttagTATCCTCCGATATAGATCCACCCTTTatagaaatggagaaagacgctcAAATAAccttgtgtggtaccccaactgttcaatagactaagggataggtgaaggtgaaacaCACACTTTAATTgaattattttctctctctctctctctctctctctctctctgaaatccccattttgttttttttaacctaagCTTCGTAACTTttccgacatagacttttgacatGATTTGGAACTACCCACTTCATAATGCCCCTTCCCCCCACATACACACGCAcgacacacacatgcacacatgcTTTTGGCCAATCAATGCAAATCCGTACGGCAGTTGACGAGACCTCTTTAACAGTAAATCAGCCCGTGAGTCAGTGgtgttttacaaatataatacaGATAAACTGACATAATCCAATCCTGATTTAGTGCATATATAGTCGCATGGATTGACTCTTAGCGGTCAAATTCAGGATTTAATGACGTATTAGGCCAATAAAGGATATAAGTATTGAATTAAGAGATTTAGATCATAATCCAatcatagaagaaaaaaaaacaggataacAATTTATTAGGCTCACTTACAAAGCTAAAGACAATATGGAAAAGACAAAGGCCTAGCCCTCACACTTACATTCAACTGATGCGCCCCATGGTCATTGCGACATCACTGTATGCTTGTGAATGTTGGACATTACCTGTGGAATTACAGAGGAGGATCCAAGCAATGAAAAGGGGGTGTCATAGAAtgatacttgttttttttttattacatcaaTCTGTCTAGCATTGGCTTAGTAACTCTCTAAGTCAAGTATACTATTATctgctaacttttttttaaacattttaaactttgtcacatgtaaattatgagtgagtctggtgtgaatgtacactttggtttcttatagttataatgttttttgtttggtgtaatgcacaaattgtaagacaaatttccttactgataataaaaattattattattattattaatctctCCTTTTGAtaattcaattcatttctttGATAGTTGAAGTTTATAACTAATAATGGTTTTTTTTATACACTTATTTTTTGTCACTTCCTtagtttatcttatatatttctTGTTAAGTATTATGAACTAGTAAAACGTCTttgataaataattataaacattttggAATGAATAAATACTAGATAGCTAGTTTATTTTTCAACATCATTAAATCCAATCTGTTTGTAACAACTACATTGCCATTGTTGGAtgttttttcttaaatactTTCAATTGAGACGATTCTTTCACCTAATCTACATAAagactggatggctgcctggtcgtgcggtttgcacgctggactgtcgttcagatttatcgatggtcccgggttcaaaccctgcccgctcccatcccccgtcgtcctgtgggaggtttggactaggaagtaattatcttcaactctgaaggaacatccgaaacatgtaaaacaaggtatgaacgagtttttgtattttgtaccgctctgttcttgtcttgattgacagtagttgcccacttcgcgacgactagacgtagttatgatggagcgggtggctgttgtcttccaaaaTTTTTCCTATTTAtcttagacatttttgttttaaaaaaatcatttaaatatcgTAATACACACCAAGTATCAGaatttagaaaaacccaggttcgttTCTTGTGTAACGTTATTCGTTAACACACATACCGTAAAGATCTAAATTACAACTCTTAATTGGTATAGATATAGCCTGTATGAATGCGTTGGTAATCTTATAGCAGATCTACAGCTACCAATTAGAGATGAGATTAGTAGATTTATGCTACAAAATTAAGTGGaatatatctattgttgttCTAGAATTTCAGAATCTATGTATTTTTTCCGCATCTCGTACAGCACAGCAGACAAACTTACAAAAGCCGTGAAGTCGCAACAGGAACACGTTCTGTGTATACCTTAAAGTTTAAGCCATTCACGGTTCTGCGTATACCGAAGGCGTAGTCATGTCAACACATATGattagtgaaacattcaaataactCATCATTAATATACGGAATCGAGGACATTGTCATTAAGTGgtctctaaatctagatctacaattcaGATCGAATCTAGATTAGAGAGGTTAAatgattagaaatattgttttaCTCATTTCTCTTCCTACTTGGAAGATTTCGTTTTGTGGATGGATTTACTTTCAGATTttctcaacgcttttagtagtgccacgtttctccctcaaaagctacggtctgcgggctttttcagttcacggaccaaaagtttggaactcactccccattgatctcagacagacaacatgctacaccactttaaAGAAGAACATtcagacctatctgtttaaatcttttttagatTGACTGTCATTCTaactgtcgtgtttgtgtttgtaatgttattacagcgccatgagcctacattttgtttgttaacagcgctttataaataaaattattattattattatcagatTGTTGTGTCTTGGGATAGGATAACTACTATTCAGTTCtaaataacgttttttttttttttggatatctTTAGCTGAGTGGCAAAAACTGCTTGGCCTGTGTCAAGGGGATTCTAGTTTGAATCCCTacttgagctgagttgtgtttgatgagcgcctaaaggcagcaaggaaaccTTCGCCCAGACATTCCTTCACGCTTCACCccacaagtaaaaaacaaattgcaTTATAGCACACCGAGCAAGCTATAAGTTGCAGAACATGGCGGTAGCTctaaccatagactatatatatatatatatacatggactgccaacactaTGGTAACTAAGGATAAGTTTTGTTTATCAAAAACTTCAGGGCGCAGTACTTCCGGTATAAACTTATTTTGCGACATTCGTGTTGATTGCATGATGCTGTATGGTGCTGCCAGTttggaatatttgtttttcttttttttcatcacatttgacaattattttttttttaaatgtatattctaAATGTGAGTTAAATTAAGCGATTTACTGAAAGAGTCAATACATTTTTGAGAGTGTCATTAAGTAACTTTGTATATAATGGGTGATTTAATATAATACAATAGCACTTTTCTATGCTGTTTGTATAAGTGGAAGCAGATaaaatttgtttctttatttgctGTACAATCGTAAAATCCATGAgcagctgagaaaaaaaaaagaaaagaaattcaaacaAGTTTAGacttgttataaatatatatctttgcTAGTAAAAATGTAAGACTACCGCATTACTAATTGTCCTGTTCACACcggtaatttaaataaaatgtatgcaTTGGATTAAATATAACATGTACTTAAAGTGACTTTCTACCTATTTTTTTCACAATAGCAAataatttaaagataaaaattatatttaaaaaatacaacatacaatgttattggagaaagtaaaaaataatctCACTTGTGCTAGATCATCTTCAATTTGAAAGTTAGTCACAATCATATCAGGTTTCTGGAAGTAGTATGctcctttagaaaaaaaatatttcgttttaaataaaatttctcttgATTGAGTAGAAAGTAATAAATTATGAACTTCATTTAGTAATATGCTCACACTTAGCAGAAGTAGTTTTTACTTGAGAAAATTGTCTGTCCAAATACGCTATTAAAACTGCAGTCAGCTTCACATGATAGGAACTGTAAAGTTTGACAGTTCTTCCTCTAAGACTTTTT
It encodes:
- the LOC129925167 gene encoding CD209 antigen-like isoform X2 gives rise to the protein MTFTGGKMCCFWSVIPKTFADAKADCEARGARLAVFKGADKMAFLISQLSIWARDIWIGLDDIQKEGTFVWHDGTILYKHEYHPLYFSNDNPDNDDNQDCVDLSWSYWKFDDDSCSKSKNYVCEKVL
- the LOC129925167 gene encoding CD209 antigen-like isoform X1; this encodes MRPASSVHIVLLVILFVIMVHGQVARWSNERLNKNLKRVSCSKNPAFGEMTFTGGKMCCFWSVIPKTFADAKADCEARGARLAVFKGADKMAFLISQLSIWARDIWIGLDDIQKEGTFVWHDGTILYKHEYHPLYFSNDNPDNDDNQDCVDLSWSYWKFDDDSCSKSKNYVCEKVL